From Xyrauchen texanus isolate HMW12.3.18 chromosome 9, RBS_HiC_50CHRs, whole genome shotgun sequence, the proteins below share one genomic window:
- the LOC127648663 gene encoding protein fem-1 homolog A-like yields MDISTAVFNAARDGKLKLIQKLLCNKSPEELETLAEEKTQGGTPLLIASRYGHLEVVDYLLEHCKANVELGGSVNFDGETIEGAPPLWAASAAGHLPVVKTLLKHGASVNNTTLTNSTPLRAACFDGHLEIVRYLVEHCADMEVANRHGHTCLMISCYKGHREIAKFLLERGADVNRKSVKGNTALHDCAESGSLEIMKMLMKCNARMERDGYGMTPLLAASVTGHTNIVEYLVHQPRATREERIDALELLGATFVDKKRDLLGAMRYWRRAMELRQAGEKAGFLAKPPPGPPVSAYDCAHEVCTVEELEAIITDPDEMRMQALLVRERILGPSHPDTSYYIRYRGAVYADSGNFERCISLWKYALDMQQSNLDPLSPMTASSFLSFAELFSFVLQDRAKGTLANRVTFQDLMAVLGKSVREVERAVAQRDSPPEALQFTKALSIILHLVFLLEKLDCTAEQEHQKRQAVYRLLKLNPRARNGYTPLHMAVDKETTSVGRYPVGRFPSLIVAGLFLECGADVDSRDCENNTPLHVAAANNCPEIMGALIQAGAHFDSTNAQHKTPYELLDEQSSGRHALHPLNYVTLQCLAARTIEKHRLPYKGLFSEEMEAFIELH; encoded by the coding sequence ATGGATATTAGCACGGCGGTGTTTAACGCTGCGAGAGACGGAAAACTGAAACTCATTCAGAAGTTGCTGTGCAACAAAAGTCCCGAGGAGCTCGAGACGCTGGCGGAGGAGAAGACGCAAGGAGGGACGCCGCTCCTCATCGCCTCCCGGTACGGCCATCTGGAGGTTGTGGATTACCTGCTGGAGCATTGCAAGGCTAACGTGGAGCTCGGAGGCTCCGTGAACTTTGACGGCGAGACGATTGAAGGCGCTCCGCCGCTGTGGGCGGCCTCCGCCGCGGGACATCTGCCAGTAGTGAAGACGCTCCTGAAGCACGGAGCCTCCGTCAATAACACCACCCTGACCAACTCCACCCCCCTGAGGGCTGCATGCTTCGATGGTCATCTGGAGATCGTTCGATACCTGGTGGAGCATTGTGCGGACATGGAGGTGGCGAACCGCCACGGTCATACGTGTCTGATGATCTCGTGCTACAAGGGCCACAGGGAGATCGCCAAGTTCCTGTTGGAGCGAGGGGCCGACGTCAACCGTAAGAGTGTGAAGGGCAACACTGCCCTGCACGACTGCGCCGAATCCGGGAGTCTGGAGATCATGAAAATGCTGATGAAATGTAACGCCCGCATGGAACGGGATGGTTATGGCATGACCCCGCTGCTGGCCGCCAGCGTCACCGGTCACACCAATATAGTTGAGTATCTCGTGCACCAGCCCCGGGCCACCAGAGAGGAGCGGATAGACGCCCTCGAACTTCTTGGGGCGACGTTTGTGGACAAGAAACGTGACCTGCTGGGCGCCATGCGCTACTGGAGAAGAGCGATGGAGCTGCGGCAGGCGGGCGAGAAGGCTGGATTTCTGGCCAAACCCCCTCCGGGTCCCCCTGTCTCAGCGTACGACTGCGCCCATGAGGTGTGCACGGTCGAGGAGCTGGAGGCGATCATCACTGACCCCGATGAGATGAGGATGCAGGCCCTTCTGGTGAGGGAGCGCATCTTGGGCCCCTCGCACCCAGACACTTCATACTACATCCGCTACAGGGGGGCCGTCTACGCCGACTCGGGCAACTTCGAGCGCTGCATCAGCCTGTGGAAGTACGCCCTGGACATGCAGCAGAGCAACCTGGACCCGCTCAGCCCCATGACTGCCAGCAGCTTCCTGTCGTTCGCCGAGCTCTTTTCCTTCGTCCTTCAGGACAGAGCCAAGGGCACCCTGGCCAACCGCGTCACCTTCCAGGACCTGATGGCTGTCCTGGGCAAGAGCGTGCGGGAGGTGGAGCGTGCAGTGGCGCAACGGGACAGTCCTCCAGAGGCGCTGCAGTTCACCAAAGCTCTGTCCATTATTCTGCACCTCGTCTTCCTGTTGGAGAAACTCGACTGCACTGCTGAGCAAGAGCACCAGAAGAGGCAGGCGGTCTATCGGCTCCTGAAGCTCAATCCCCGGGCGAGGAATGGCTATACGCCCTTGCACATGGCCGTGGATAAAGAGACCACGTCGGTGGGCCGTTACCCAGTGGGCCGGTTCCCATCTCTCATCGTGGCTGGGTTGTTCCTGGAGTGCGGTGCGGACGTTGACTCCCGCGATTGCGAGAACAACACGCCACTCCACGTCGCCGCCGCCAACAATTGCCCGGAGATCATGGGGGCGCTGATTCAAGCTGGGGCGCATTTCGACTCCACCAATGCACAACACAAGACACCCTACGAGCTGCTGGACGAGCAGAGCAGCGGGCGACATGCACTACACCCGCTCAATTACGTCACACTGCAGTGTCTGGCCGCTCGCACCATCGAGAAACACAGACTTCCCTACAAAGGGCTCTTCTCTGAGGAAATGGAGGCGTTCATCGAGCTGCACTGA